In Bacteroidota bacterium, the genomic stretch GCCTTGAGGTCGCCGTTGATATCGCGGATGACCTGCTTGAGCGAGTTCGACGAGATGTCAGCGATGAGGAGGTTGAGCACCTCGTTGAAGTGCATCTTCTCGTTGAGCAGGTTCGCAGCCAGGCGCACGAACATGATCACGTCGCTCGACGGCGGCTTGCGCGTGATGTCGAAGAGCTTCTTCTTGACGTAGACGACCTCCATCCCCATGCGCTTGAGCGCGCGCTCGACTTCCCCGGCGCGGAAGGCCTTCTGCTCGCCCTGCACCACCTTGCCCGAGGGGTGCTTGACCTTGAAGTGGAAGGTAGCGCGCTTCTCGACCTGCTTGGCCGCGAACTTGTGCTTCGTGGCCAGCTCGTCCACCTTCTTCTTGGCCGTGCGCTCGTTGGGCGCGAACACGGTGCCTTGGACGGGCTGGCCGTTGGGGGCGATGCCGGTGAAACGATACTCGGCCATGGCGGAGGGAAGGCGCTAGCAGGAAGGCGGGGATTCGTAGCCGTGTGCTACGAATCGACCCGAGGAGGCTCCCTCGGGGGGATCGCCGTCCCACGACGCAAGGACGGGGCCAAACCACCGGCCCGGCGGGTTCGCAGCCAACCTGTAGGCTTCGCCCCCGCTTTAGGCACGCTGGGCGTCACGCATGGGTGACGTCTCTGCGGCGCATACGAACCCCTCCCCGACACACGTTACTGCCTCGAAGCGAACGCTTGGCACAACTGCTACCTCCGTGCTGGTGGTCCCCGCTTCCCGACGGCGTCCGTATCAGGGGTGGTGCGGACGCCGTCTTTTTGGATATCGATTCTCGACTATTGACTCGCGACCCGCCGGTCAAGCAAAGGGTGCGCATCACCGCGCCACCGTCACCCGCCGCGTCTCCGTCACATCCCCGACGCTCGCCCGCACCACGTAGACGCCCGCAGGCAGTCCCGTCGTCTCGAACGCGAGTGCGTTTGAGCCTGCTACGAGCACACCGTCGTGCAGAAGCGCTACCTGCCGCCCGAGCAAGTCGTATACCGCTACGTGCACTGCGGCGGCCTCGGCGAGCATGAGCGGCACCGTCACGGCCTCCCGTGTGGGATTCGGGTACGGTGCTCCCAACTCGAACGCCTCAGCGGGCTTTCCCGGCGGCGACTCTTCGCTAGCCACGGCAACCACTGCCGTCGTGGTGCGATAGACGCCTTGGTCGGTCGCCGCCCACAGCACGCCCCGCCGGTCGATTAACAGATCGTTGACCGCGAACCCGCCCCAGCCGTCTGTCCCGCCTTCCTCTGGCGGCGTCCCCACCGTCTCCCACGTCGTCCCGCCGTCCTCACTCCGAACCAGCGTGCCCAGGTCAGGGCCCGGCGCAACCTCGTTGAGGCCCATCCAGATCGAGCCGTCGTCACCGACCGTCAAGGAAGCGGGCGGGTACGGGCCTTCGTAGCCGTAGCTCGGCATGTCGAAGACGATGCGCTGTGCCCATGCCGCGCCGCCGTCCTCGCTGGCCCACAGCGCCGGGGGGCTCTCGGCCGTTGCGGCATCGGCGGAGGCATAGATGGTGCCCCCGAAAGGGTGGGTAGGATTCTTGTGGTGTGCGAGGACCCGTACGGCATCGCGCCGCCACAGGTTGGAGGTTTGCCAAGTCTCAGCGCCGTCGTCGGAGTAGACCACGCCCAGGTTCGTGGCCGCGAGCAGCCGCCCCGCTGGCAACTTCGCTGACACCGGCACCTCGGCGAAGTCCCAGAGTGAACCGGTACCCTCGCCCGAGATGGGTGTTATGGGCAGCGTGCTCCAGGTGGCCCCGGCGTCGTCGGAGCGCAAAAGCGCGGCGATGCGGCGGCAGGCAAGCACGGCTCCTGCGAAGACAGGTAGTGTCGTCTGCAAGAAGCACGAGATCTGGTTGCTGTCGTAGACACCCCGCAGCCAAGTGCGTCCGCCGTCGGTTGAGCGATCCATAGGAATCGACTCGACGAGGTAGTAGCCCTCCTTGGTCAGAACGAAGTCCACAGCTGGGAGCGCAGGACTGTGTAACGCCCCGCTCCAGGGGCCGCCTGGCGGATAGCGTCGCAGATCCGTGCCCCCCCCAGCCACAAAGACGGTATCCGTGGCAACGGTTGGCCCAGCTGCAAGCGCGAGGCGCTCCGCTAGGCCCTCAACGGGGCCAACGTACTCCCAGGTGACTTCCTGGGCATGCAGCGCAGCTGCGCTTGTCAGCACCAGCGTCACACCCAGGCCGACCGAGAGGAATAGCCTCATCGAGTCATCAGATCTGTTTACCGAGCTACCGTGAACGTCTGCGTGGCGACACCTTGGCCGCTCACGGCACGCACCACGTAGACGCCCGCCGCGAGCGTCGTCGTGGTCATCTCGAAGGTATGACGCCCCGGCTCCAACGGCCCGTCACTAAGTACGGCCACGACGCGACCGAGCACGTCGTAGACGACCACGCGTGCCTCAGCGGCCTCGGGCAGCGCCAGTGGCACGGTCACCGTCTCACCAGTAGGGTTCGGGTACGGTGCTCCCAGTTGGAATGCCTCAGCGGGCTTTCCCGGCAGCGGCTCCTCGGCAGTAACCACTACCACTGACGTGGTCGTGCGGTAGACGCCCCGTTCGGTTGCTGCCCACAGTACCCCCTTCCGGTCGATCAACAGGTCGTTGGCCGCGAAGCCACCCCAGCCATCACCCTCGCCAGGATCGCCCTCCGGTGTGTCACCTACCGTCTGCCACGTGTGTCCACCATCACTACTGCGCACCATCACACCGACGTTGGGATTCGGCCCGACCTGATTGAGGCTCATCCATACCGACCCGTCGGCACCCGCGACTACGGGCGAGCGGGTGTAGGGCTCCCGGAAGCCGTAGCTCGCCATGTCGAAGACCGTGCGTTGCTCCCACGTCGCCCCGCCGTCCTCGCTCGCCCACAGCGACGGCGGGGCCTCTACGGTGACGGCGGGAGCCGAGGCGTAGATGGGGCCGCCGAATGCATGGGCCGGGTCGTCGTGCCGGGCGAGGAAGTAGGTTTCGCCGCGTCGCCAGAGGTCGGAGGTCTGCCAGGTCACGGCCCCGTCGTCGGAGTAGAGCACGCCTAGGTTGGTGGCGGCCAGCAGGCGCCCCGCGGGCAGCGCCTCGGACACGGGCACCTCTGCGAACTCCCAGAGCGAGCCGGTGCCTTCGCCCGAGATGGGGGTGATCGGAGCGGTAGTCCAGGTGGCTCCTGCGTCGTCGGAGCGCAAGAGGGCGGCGATGCGGCGGCAGGCAAGCACGGCCCCAGCGAAGACCGGCAGCGTCGTCTGAAGGAAGCACGAGACCCGGTTCTCGCGGTATACCTCTAATTCCCAGGTTTGGCCGCCGTCGGTCGAACGGTCAATGATCGCGTTTGCATGGGTGAGGAGGTAACCTTCCGCTGTGAGCCCCAACAGATCAGGTGTGAGAGCGCGCCCTTTGAGCGATTCGCTCCAGGTGTCGTCTGAGGTGATGCGGCGGAGTTCCACAGATCCGCTTCCTGTCGCATAGAGCGTGTCAGCACTCCCATCCGGCGTGGTGCCATTTTTGAGCACGATGGCATCAACGGGCAAAGGCGCAGGCCCGATGAACTCCCAGATGACCTCTTGGGCGTGCAGCGGAGTAATGCTCACCAAAGCGAGCAGGACTCCCAACACAACCGGGACAGCCCTCCTCATCGCGCCACCGTGAACGTCTGCACCGCCGTCGACGACTCACTTACCACGCGTACCACGTACACCCCAGCCGCCAGGTCGCGTGTCGCTACGGTGAGGTCATACGTCCCGGCGTCGCGTCGCCCCTCGGCGAGCACGGCCACGGTACGGCCGAGCACGTCGTAGACGATCACACGCGCCCCGGCAGCTTCGGGCAGCGCCAGTGGCACCGTCACCGTCTCACCAGCAGGGTTCGGATACGGTGCTCCCAGTTGGAATGCCTCAGGCCGGGCCTCCGATTCGAGGCGAACCGCCGGTTCCGGGGCAACGCGCACCCGGTTTCCCGTGCTTTCCTTCGCCATAGCCAGGCGGTCGGCAGCCAGGGCTACCTCTGGATCGTCGGGTGTCGCCGCCTGCCAAGCAGCAAGAGCGGCCTCGGCCCCCTTTACGTCTCCCGCTTCCGCTCGGGTGTAAACCTGCGCGGCATAGGCGAATCCCACTACAGCGGTCCAGTCCTCGTCGCTCAGACCCTCTACCGTACGGAGCAGTTCATCGGCCTCTTTCAGGGCGCGATCTGCGTCGCCTTCACGCAAATACGTCCCGATGAGAGCGACGCTTGCCCAGGCCTGCTCCTCCGTGCGCTCCCTGGTCCTGTAAGCTTCCAGCCGGTCACGGGTGGATGCCCTGAGAGCAGCACCGTCGTGCGCGACCCGGGGAGGCATCTCAGTCCGCGGTGCGTCCGGCTCAGCGACATCGAGCCAGCCAGGATGATTGTGATAGTCAGCCACGCGTACCATCTCCGCGAACGCCGACGCCACGTCTGCTCCACCTTCACGTACGATCGCATCCAGATGGTCAAGCGCCCGCCATGGATCTACCACGACCGTCTCGTCCCAATTCTCCAGGCCGTAACGCTGGTGCTGTGACTCAGACGCCGCAGAACCTCCGGCCATGCGCAAGAAGCTTGAACTCGTGCTCTGGGGGTTGAGGCAGCCAGGCGGATCATTGCTGGGTGGTCCAAACTGTAGGTCCGGACCCGGCTCAGTGTCACACACATCCACGATAGAGATGCTGCCACTGCTTGTTTCCCGCGTGTACGTCGTCGTGAGCACGCTTCCGGGGTCGTTCGCCACAGGCTGCCCCCACCAGTTTGTGCTCGCTAACACGCTCGACGAGGTGCCTGAGGCTCGCGCCTCGTCACCGATGTTGCTCAGAATCGTGTTGTAGCGTCCCCGGTTGCTGTTGCCTGCCCCGATGAAGCCTTGGTTGCGTGCGTAGAGGCCATGCGTCCCGTTTGCCTCGATGACGTTGTAACCATCCGCGTGGTACCCCCCAGTAGGGTAGTAGTAGCGTCCGAGGTAGACTTGGCCGCGTGCGGCTTCAATGCCATCACGGGTGTTGCTGGTGAATGTGTTCTCGCCGTAGACGAGCGCCTCTGAGAACGCTCCGACGAGTAGACCTTCCCCCGTGTTGTTCACAATCGAATTCGTGCGAAGCCGAGTCGAAGCTAAGCCAGTAATTACGACTCCATACGAGGTGAGGTTGCTTATGCTGTTCTGAAAAAGGTAAGGGTCGGCGTTGGAGCCTGTCACGTACATACCTCCGGAGGCACTGGGCGACGCGCTGTCACGGATTTGAGAGCCAGTGATCGTGGGGGAGGCGTTGTTGATGCGAACGGCATAGGATCCCCAGCCACTTACGCCTTCTACCACGCTGCCACTCATCGTGCCAGTGGAGCCGGGTTCGTAGCGGATGCCGCTCCATCCAGAGGTCGAGAGGTCAGGCGTGAATACGACCCCGTCGGCGTCAAAATCCCCCGAGTTAACAATCCGCTTCCCCGGGGCAAACCTTAACTCTACGCCTGTTCCAACATTGAGCCGTGCCCCGGCCTCCACGATGAGGTCCTCGTCGAACGTGAGCGTGATGCCGTCCTCAATGGTGAGCGTGGCCCCGTTGGTGACGGTCAGAGCAGGGGCGAAGACGAAGCCGTCCATGGCGGCGTCGAACCAGGAGTCCTCGCGGATCATGAGTGCAGGCAGCGCGGTGAGGTCGTCGTAGTACTCGAACCGGATGTCCTTGCTCGTGCCCACATAGCGCAGGTCGTCGAGGGCGGGCCACCCGGTGCGGACGTAGTCGGGTGGGATATCCGCGAGC encodes the following:
- a CDS encoding right-handed parallel beta-helix repeat-containing protein — protein: MDLIITNQIDDNPFSPYTTGWSNLSACGGCVEVQTSKQALWDEGLMIERVWSLDAPSSNPRALRDIIVSDNNLVTSATCDALNPLVSPTQAELYDGDLWSPENKTQLSPWTRPNVFGYTRLADIPPDYVRTGWPALDDLRYVGTSKDIRFEYYDDLTALPALMIREDSWFDAAMDGFVFAPALTVTNGATLTIEDGITLTFDEDLIVEAGARLNVGTGVELRFAPGKRIVNSGDFDADGVVFTPDLSTSGWSGIRYEPGSTGTMSGSVVEGVSGWGSYAVRINNASPTITGSQIRDSASPSASGGMYVTGSNADPYLFQNSISNLTSYGVVITGLASTRLRTNSIVNNTGEGLLVGAFSEALVYGENTFTSNTRDGIEAARGQVYLGRYYYPTGGYHADGYNVIEANGTHGLYARNQGFIGAGNSNRGRYNTILSNIGDEARASGTSSSVLASTNWWGQPVANDPGSVLTTTYTRETSSGSISIVDVCDTEPGPDLQFGPPSNDPPGCLNPQSTSSSFLRMAGGSAASESQHQRYGLENWDETVVVDPWRALDHLDAIVREGGADVASAFAEMVRVADYHNHPGWLDVAEPDAPRTEMPPRVAHDGAALRASTRDRLEAYRTRERTEEQAWASVALIGTYLREGDADRALKEADELLRTVEGLSDEDWTAVVGFAYAAQVYTRAEAGDVKGAEAALAAWQAATPDDPEVALAADRLAMAKESTGNRVRVAPEPAVRLESEARPEAFQLGAPYPNPAGETVTVPLALPEAAGARVIVYDVLGRTVAVLAEGRRDAGTYDLTVATRDLAAGVYVVRVVSESSTAVQTFTVAR
- a CDS encoding T9SS type A sorting domain-containing protein yields the protein MRLFLSVGLGVTLVLTSAAALHAQEVTWEYVGPVEGLAERLALAAGPTVATDTVFVAGGGTDLRRYPPGGPWSGALHSPALPAVDFVLTKEGYYLVESIPMDRSTDGGRTWLRGVYDSNQISCFLQTTLPVFAGAVLACRRIAALLRSDDAGATWSTLPITPISGEGTGSLWDFAEVPVSAKLPAGRLLAATNLGVVYSDDGAETWQTSNLWRRDAVRVLAHHKNPTHPFGGTIYASADAATAESPPALWASEDGGAAWAQRIVFDMPSYGYEGPYPPASLTVGDDGSIWMGLNEVAPGPDLGTLVRSEDGGTTWETVGTPPEEGGTDGWGGFAVNDLLIDRRGVLWAATDQGVYRTTTAVVAVASEESPPGKPAEAFELGAPYPNPTREAVTVPLMLAEAAAVHVAVYDLLGRQVALLHDGVLVAGSNALAFETTGLPAGVYVVRASVGDVTETRRVTVAR
- a CDS encoding T9SS type A sorting domain-containing protein; translation: MSITPLHAQEVIWEFIGPAPLPVDAIVLKNGTTPDGSADTLYATGSGSVELRRITSDDTWSESLKGRALTPDLLGLTAEGYLLTHANAIIDRSTDGGQTWELEVYRENRVSCFLQTTLPVFAGAVLACRRIAALLRSDDAGATWTTAPITPISGEGTGSLWEFAEVPVSEALPAGRLLAATNLGVLYSDDGAVTWQTSDLWRRGETYFLARHDDPAHAFGGPIYASAPAVTVEAPPSLWASEDGGATWEQRTVFDMASYGFREPYTRSPVVAGADGSVWMSLNQVGPNPNVGVMVRSSDGGHTWQTVGDTPEGDPGEGDGWGGFAANDLLIDRKGVLWAATERGVYRTTTSVVVVTAEEPLPGKPAEAFQLGAPYPNPTGETVTVPLALPEAAEARVVVYDVLGRVVAVLSDGPLEPGRHTFEMTTTTLAAGVYVVRAVSGQGVATQTFTVAR